The following coding sequences lie in one Oncorhynchus kisutch isolate 150728-3 linkage group LG17, Okis_V2, whole genome shotgun sequence genomic window:
- the LOC109907802 gene encoding aladin: MMCSLALFPPPLSGDGETSQYNESNTDPSVWFEDSPALNLYFPRESLKPHSRQESSSKSAFRDHCETLYTRSAGAWRDAGLSGLLNEIANSSAEVPKWLGVSSSCVLALLRWVSSFHSSLFPHLTLSSEEMTAEFSQVLDWSDCAVRSFAWHPHTQKCAVALSDDSIKIYNPKSATTPTLKHRLQRSVAALQWKPLCASALAVACHNCLLVWHVDPTSLSTRPSSGCAQVLSHPGHSPVTSVAWSPNGPLLVSASPRDTAMLVWDVAVESCVPLHRVGGGGVTYLSWSPDGSRVLAATPSSLFRVWETRMWTCERWPSLKGRCQSGCWSPDGSRLLFSVQGETVIYALTFTDNPGVPLMMSGGPKAATVVADLSETTLNTPDGDIMVGGEIQSLVWDPRGERLAVHVKGDAGAGRPAMIAVFKTQISPAFKLLPCGFVQGEAGTEPRLMQFNPNYQHGAQLTVCWSNGKITHVPFCFMSAGNPQPGLGGSPSLPLTQGRPADYNNQTLYTELIS, encoded by the exons ATGATGTGTTCTTTGGCTCTGTTCCCCCCACCGCTGTCCGGCGATGGAGAGACTTCTCAATACAACGAGTCCAACACAGATCCATCCGTCTGGTTTGAG GATTCACCTGCTCTGAATCTGTACTTCCCGCGAGAGTCACTGAAGCCTCACAGCCGCCAAGAGAGCAGCAGCAAGTCGGCCTTTAGGGACCACTGTGAGACGCTGTACACGAGGAGTgcaggggcttg gcGTGATGCCGGCCTGTCTGGACTCCTAAATGAGATCGCCAACTCCAGTGCAGAGG TGCCCAAGTGGCTAGGGGTGAGCTCGAGCTGTGTCCTGGCCTTGCTACGCTGGGTTTCCTCCTTCCACAGCTCTCTGTTTCCTCACCTAACA TTGAGCAGCGAGGAAATGACCGCCGAGTTTTCCCAAGTGCTGGACTG GTCGGACTGTGCAGTGCGGAGCTTTGCCTGGCACCCACACACTCAGAAGTGTGCCGTGGCCCTTTCAGACGATTCCATCAAGATCTACAACCCCAAGAG TGCTACTACTCCCACCCTGAAGCACCGTCTGCAGCGCAGTGTGGCGGCTCTGCAGTGGAAGCCTTTGTGTGCATCTGCCCTGGCCGTCGCCTGTCACAACTGCCTGCTTGTCTGGCACGTGGACCCCACCTCACTTtctaccag GCCTTCCTCTGGCTGTGCCCAGGTCCTGTCTCACCCAGGCCATTCCCCCGTCACGTCCGTCGCATGGTCACCTAACGGACCTCTCCTGGTGTCGGCCTCTCCCAGGGACACTGCCATGCTG gtgtgGGACGTCGCTGTTGAGAGCTGTGTGCCTCTCCACCGCGTGGGAGGGGGAGGAGTCACGTACCTGTCCTGGTCTCCCGATGGCAGTCGTGTGCTGGCAGctacaccctcctccctcttcag GGTTTGGGAAACCAGGATGTGGACTTGTGAGCGGTGGCCTAGTCTGAAGGGACGCTgtcag tctggcTGTTGGAGTCCTGATGGGAGTCGGCTGCTCTTCAGTGTGCAAGGAGAGACCGTCATCTATGCCCTGACCTTCACTGACAAcccag GGGTGCCCTTAATGATGTCAGGTGGGCCAAAGGCAGCAACAGTGGTGGCCGACCTGTCCGAGACCACCTTAAATACACCCGACGGAGATATCAT GGTCGGAGGAGAGATCCAGTCATTGGTGTGGGATCCGAGAGGAGAGCGTCTAGCCGTGCATGTCAAAG GAGACGCCGGAGCAGGCCGCCCTGCCATGATCGCAGTGTTCAAGACTCAAATCAGCCCCGCTTTTAAGCTTCTGCCATG tggtttTGTCCAGGGGGAGGCCGGGACAGAGCCCAGACTGATGCAGTTTAACCCCAACTACCAGCATGGAGCCCAGCTCACTGTG TGTTGGTCCAATGGGAAGATTACCCACGTGCCTTTCTGCTTTATGAGTGCTGGGAATCCCCAGCCTGGCCTGGGAGGCAGCCCGTCTCTCCCCCTGACCCAGGGCAGACCAGCCGACTACAACAACCAGACTCTCTACACAGAACTCATCTCCTGA
- the map3k12 gene encoding mitogen-activated protein kinase kinase kinase 12: MSGTCLHEPRAPSPSLSGFSTPISEPPFRRLDADTPACTPETDLTPTQCVLRNVLSIDTGGAPGVPGGVEGCPHTCGSSPTPSDGPPAHFDNSVLKLHEHEACQCGGGAEAGLSSEAGAVRSQSDNIRMQQGGGGFLEGLFGCLKPVWTMIGKAYSPEHKHNQEGVWKSWEVPFEEISDLQWVGSGAQGAVFLGKFHGEDVAVKKVRDIKETEIKHLRKLKHPNIITFKGICTQAPCYCILMEYCAQGQLYEVLRAGRKITPSLLIDWAMGIAGGMNYLHLHKIIHRDLKSPNMLITHDDLVKISDFGTSKELIDKSMKMSFAGTVAWMAPEVIRNEPVSEKVDIWSFGVVLWEMLTGEVPYKDVDSSAIIWGVGNNSLNLPIPESCPDGFKILLRQCWNCKPRNRPSFRQILLHLDIASADVLSTPQETYFKSQAEWREEVKQHFEKIKSEGTCLHRLDEELINRRREELRHALDIREHYERKLERTNNLYMELNAVMLQLELKEKELQKREQSLDKKYPGLFKHHSSRQTSSSNSMDKLIKKRNVPQKLPSGKRPDILKSEVIIPKMDSSVMQVTIPSCSNRGSTSPSRSRRVKTRHRKPGKGSSGDLAGLKATQPSPDGENPAQANSSSTGPSKQLQEPSVALRALGHEQQQRQLSSSSPDLICTTLAADGQGKGEPTVGGLERGGSLSASAGLGGSEGGVGGLDDLTETTPRSDTPSEDAASFPFSSSPDSPCGRGAAAGRGSVLGGPRLPHDGDDKEEGVSGMRLPRGASGHLTPSAILYRAAIARKQRRGVSSEEEEGEVDSEVELPRRRRPTSITKCQLVSTFSSENLSVSDGEEGHTTDHSHSGTPDVVSTNTDDRLGDRSDDLLSQGSEIPADNTDPVQASGGLSEREGALGQVKALLDASQNPNESRALCDDSDCDSAELDQSGSGEPSRPPSAGAWAPPSGYPSGPQQGSPQGHQTGPP; encoded by the exons ATGAGTGGGACCTGCCTCCATGAGCCCCgcgccccctccccctctctctcaggctTCAGCACCCCCATCTCAGAGCCCCCCTTCCGCAGGTTGGATGCAGACACCCCTGCCTGCACCCCAGAGACCGACCTGACCCCCACCCAGTGTGTCCTCCGCAACGTGTTGTCCATCGACACCGGTGGAGCACCAGGGGTGCCAGGCGGGGTTGAGGGGTGCCCCCACACCTGCGGCAGCAGCCCCACCCCTAGTGACGGGCCCCCGGCCCACTTTGACAACAGTGTGCTGAAGTTACACGAgcatgaggcctgccagtgtgggGGCGGGGCAGAGGCGGGGCTTAGCTCGGAGGCTGGGGCCGTCCGTAGCCAATCAGACAACATCCGAATGCAGCAAGGAGGTGGAGGGTTTCTGGAGGGGCTGTTTGGCTGCCTGAAACCCGTCTGGACCATGATCGGGAAAGCGTACTCCCCCGAACACAAGCATAACCAGGAAGGTGTGTGGA AATCCTGGGAGGTTCCGTTTGAAGAGATCTCGGACCTGCAATGGGTTGGCAGCGGGGCCCAGGGGGCAGTCTTCTTGGGGAAGTTCCACGGAGAGGATGTGGCCGTCAAGAAAGTCCGGGACATCAAGGAGACGGAGATCAAGCACCTACGCAAACTCAAGCACCCCAACATTATCACATTCAA GGGTATCTGCACCCAGGCTCCCTGCTACTGTATCCTGATGGAGTACTGTGCCCAGGGCCAGCTGTACGAGGTGCTGAGAGCAGGCAGGAAGATCACCCCCTCCCTGCTCATTGACTGGGCCATGGGCATCGCCGGGGGCATGAACTACCTGCACCTCCACAAGATCATCCACAGAGACCTCAAGTCCCCCAA TATGCTGATTACCCATGATGACCTAGTGAAGATCTCTGACTTCGGCACCTCCAAGGAGCTCATTGATAAGAGCATGAAGATGTCCTTCGCTGGTACGGTGGCCTGGATGGCCCCAGAGGTCATTCGGAATGAACCCGTATCGGAGAAGGTGGACATCTG GTCGTTCGGGGTGGTGCTGTGGGAGATGCTGACCGGGGAGGTCCCCTATAAGGATGTGGACTCCTCTGCCATCATCTGGGGGGTGGGCAACAACAGCCTGAACCTCCCTATCCCCGAGAGCTGCCCAGACGGCTTCAAAATCCTCCTGAGGCAGTGCTG GAACTGTAAACCCAGAAATAGACCCTCTTTCCGTCAGATCCTTCTCCATCTGGATATAGCCTCAGCTGATGTACTCTCCACCCCACAGGAGACATACTTCAAGTCTCAG GCTGAGTGGCGGGAGGAGGTGAAGCAGCACTTTGAGAAGATTAAGTCTGAGGGGACCTGTCTGCACCGACTGGACGAGGAACTGATCAACCGGCGCAGAGAGGAGCTCAG GCACGCTCTGGACATCCGGGAGCACTATGAGAGGAAGCTGGAGAGGACCAACAACCTCTACATGGAGCTCAACGCTGTCATGCTGCAGCTGGAGCTCAAAGAGAAAGAGCTGCAGAA GAGAGAGCAGTCTTTAGATAAGAAGTATCCAGGTCTGTTCAAGCACCACAGCTCCAGACAGACTAGCTCTTCCAACTCCATGGACAAACTCATCAAGAAGAGAAATGTCCCACAGAAACTGCCCTCTGGAAAGAG GCCAGACATCCTCAAGTCAGAGGTGATCATTCCCAAGATGGATTCCTCCGTGATGCAGGTCACTATCCCCTCCTGCTCCAACAGGGGCTCCACGTCTCCTAGCCGCTCGCGTAGGGTCAAGACCCGTCACCGCAAGCCTGGCAAGGGCAGCAGCGGGGACCTTGCCGGCCTGAAGGCCACTCAACCCTCTCCCGACGGGGAAAACCCTGCCCAGGCCAACAGTTCCAGCACGGGCCCCTCCAAGCAGCTCCAGGAACCCAGCGTGGCCCTGCGGGCCCTGGGCCACGAGCAGCAGCAGAGGCAGCTGTCCTCCTCCAGCCCGGACCTCATCTGCACCACACTGGCGGCTGACGGTCAAGGGAAAGGAGAACCTACTGTTGGGGGGCTTGAGAGGGGCGGCAGCCTGAGCGCCTCCGCGGGCCTAGGGGGGTCCGAGGGGGGCGTGGGGGGTCTGGATGACCTCACAGAGACCACCCCACGCAGCGACACGCCCAGCGAGGACGCAGCCTCGTTCCCCTTCTCTAGCAGCCCAGACTCGCCATGTGGAAGAGGGGCGGCCGCCGGGAGGGGGTCTGTGCTGGGCGGCCCACGCCTGCCCCACGATGGGGATGATAAGGAAGAGGGAGTGAGTGGCATGAGGTTACCCCGGGGGGCATCAGGCCATCTCACTCCCTCAGCTATCCTGTACAGGGCGGCCATCGCACGCAAACAG AGGCGTGGCGTgtcttcagaggaggaggagggggaggttgaCAGCGAGGTGGAGTTGCCACGGAGACG ACGTCCGACCAGCATCACCAAGTGCCAGTTGGTGTCTACCTTCAGCTCGGAGAACCTCTCTGTGTCGGATGGCGAAGAGGGCCACACCACCGACCACTCCCACAGCGGCACGCCGGACGTCGTCAGCACCAACACGGACGACCGTCTGGGCGACCGTAGCGATGACCTCCTGTCGCAGGGGTCAGAGATCCCAGCAGACAACACTGACCCGGTGCAGGCCTCTGGCGGGCTGTCTGAGAGGGAGGGAGCCCTGGGCCAGGTCAAAGCCCTGCTGGATGCTTCACAGAATCCTAATGAG aGTCGGGCCCTGTGCGACGACTCGGACTGCGACAGCGCTGAGCTCGACCAGTCAGGAAGTGGGGAGCCCAGTCGTCCACCCAGCGCTGGGGCCTGGGCACCTCCATCAGGGTACCCCTCTGGGCCCCAACAAGGGTCTCCTCAGGGGCACCAGACAGGGCCTCCATAG